A region of Bacillota bacterium DNA encodes the following proteins:
- the hemH gene encoding ferrochelatase produces MSEWQVLVMAYGTPRTIEEVEPYYTHIRRGRPPTPEQLEDLVRRYQAIGGVSPLQEITLRQAAAVERALRQRGWTGQMYLGMKHWHPFIAEAVEQMARDGVQRAVGVVLAPHYSRMSVGTYIDYAEQAHQQVAPGMELRYVERWGNHPLFIRAVAQKVQEALADWKPQETMVVFSAHSLPERIRQWDDPYERELLDSAQAVARLLELPNWTFAFQSASATGEPWLGPDILERIKEIAQTTTYRQMVFCAIGFVADHLEVLYDLDIEARQKCKSLGVQYRRAASLNDDPLMAEAVADVVLSVMR; encoded by the coding sequence ATGAGCGAGTGGCAGGTGCTGGTGATGGCTTACGGGACGCCACGCACTATAGAAGAAGTAGAGCCTTATTACACGCATATCCGTCGAGGACGCCCCCCTACACCAGAGCAGCTGGAAGACCTCGTGCGTCGCTATCAGGCGATTGGTGGGGTCTCGCCTTTGCAGGAGATTACCCTGCGGCAGGCGGCGGCGGTGGAGAGGGCATTGCGCCAACGCGGCTGGACAGGTCAGATGTATCTGGGCATGAAACACTGGCATCCCTTCATCGCCGAGGCGGTCGAGCAGATGGCGCGAGACGGTGTGCAACGGGCCGTGGGAGTAGTGCTGGCGCCCCACTACTCGCGAATGAGCGTCGGAACCTACATCGACTATGCCGAGCAGGCGCACCAGCAGGTTGCGCCCGGCATGGAGCTGCGCTACGTGGAACGATGGGGCAATCATCCCCTGTTTATTCGCGCAGTAGCTCAGAAGGTGCAGGAGGCACTGGCGGACTGGAAACCGCAAGAGACGATGGTGGTTTTCAGCGCGCACAGCCTGCCCGAGCGCATCCGGCAATGGGATGACCCTTACGAGCGCGAGCTGCTGGACAGTGCGCAAGCAGTGGCACGGCTTCTCGAATTGCCAAACTGGACCTTCGCCTTCCAGAGCGCGAGTGCCACCGGCGAGCCGTGGCTGGGCCCGGACATTCTGGAGCGTATCAAGGAGATAGCGCAGACCACGACTTACCGCCAGATGGTGTTTTGCGCGATTGGTTTCGTGGCAGACCATCTGGAGGTGCTTTACGACCTGGATATCGAGGCGAGGCAGAAGTGCAAATCGTTGGGGGTGCAGTATCGCCGCGCGGCCTCGCTGAACGATGACCCCTTGATGGCAGAAGCGGTGGCGGATGTGGTGCTATCGGTCATGCGATAA
- the dapF gene encoding diaminopimelate epimerase encodes MVVLPFSKMHGVGNDFVVVAEESVSSLCLSDLARRLCRRRFAIGADGLLVVGRGKSHAVRMRMFNPDGTEDMCGNGLRCVAKWAVVHGLVAGSRFVVETIDGDKQVELLSDGRVKAELGEPHLEPERVPVLAETYPVMNLPVATSRGVIHVTSLSTGSTHSVIFTDSLPDDERFLRDSPLIENHPLFPQRTSVLWTVVESPSRLRMRIWERGAGETLACGTGACAAAVAAQLHGLAGESVEVYSPGGVLYVQWRPGSPVTLTGAAELVFEGCYPLSEVEP; translated from the coding sequence ATGGTGGTTCTTCCGTTCTCCAAAATGCACGGTGTGGGCAATGATTTCGTCGTGGTGGCGGAGGAGAGCGTTTCCTCGCTTTGCCTGTCTGACCTGGCGAGGCGTCTGTGCCGACGCCGGTTTGCCATCGGCGCGGATGGTTTGCTGGTGGTTGGGCGAGGTAAGAGCCATGCCGTGCGGATGCGTATGTTCAATCCCGATGGCACTGAAGACATGTGCGGAAACGGCTTGCGGTGTGTGGCGAAATGGGCAGTTGTGCATGGGCTGGTCGCAGGGAGCCGTTTTGTGGTGGAGACCATTGATGGCGACAAACAGGTGGAGCTGTTGTCCGATGGCAGGGTAAAGGCGGAACTGGGAGAACCTCACCTCGAGCCGGAGCGCGTGCCGGTGCTGGCTGAGACCTATCCGGTCATGAATCTGCCTGTCGCGACGTCGCGAGGCGTCATCCACGTGACGTCTCTTTCCACCGGCTCCACGCATAGCGTGATATTTACCGACAGTCTACCCGACGACGAGCGGTTCCTGCGCGATAGTCCTTTAATCGAAAACCACCCTCTGTTTCCCCAGCGCACCAGTGTGTTGTGGACGGTGGTGGAAAGCCCTTCCCGGTTGCGCATGCGCATCTGGGAGCGAGGAGCCGGGGAGACTTTAGCGTGCGGAACCGGAGCCTGTGCGGCGGCAGTAGCGGCGCAACTGCACGGGCTGGCAGGGGAATCGGTGGAGGTGTACTCCCCCGGAGGTGTGTTGTATGTGCAGTGGCGACCCGGCTCGCCGGTGACTTTGACCGGTGCCGCTGAGCTGGTATTTGAAGGTTGTTATCCTTTGAGCGAGGTGGAACCATGA
- a CDS encoding riboflavin synthase has product MFTGIVRELGKVAQVEASADGARLTIHAPETAPGVQVGDSVAINGVCLTVVRKEGERLWFEAVQETLRRSNLGALKPGDRVNLETALRVGDAMGGHFVQGHVDTTGVVQKLVPQGNAVVMVIGVDREWMRYLVPKGSVAVDGVSLTVVETGASDFSVWLIPHTRKVTTLGLRRVGDEVNVEFDMLAKYIERYLETRREGAGVDMDLLRRTGFVE; this is encoded by the coding sequence ATGTTCACCGGCATCGTGAGGGAACTGGGCAAGGTGGCGCAAGTGGAGGCAAGCGCGGATGGCGCGCGCCTGACGATACATGCCCCCGAAACCGCTCCCGGCGTGCAGGTCGGCGATAGCGTGGCAATCAACGGAGTGTGCCTGACTGTTGTTCGCAAGGAAGGAGAGCGGCTATGGTTCGAGGCGGTTCAGGAGACGCTAAGGCGCAGTAACCTGGGTGCACTGAAGCCGGGAGACAGGGTGAATCTGGAAACCGCACTGCGTGTGGGCGATGCTATGGGCGGGCACTTTGTGCAGGGGCACGTGGATACCACCGGCGTGGTGCAAAAACTCGTGCCTCAGGGCAATGCGGTGGTGATGGTTATCGGTGTGGATAGAGAGTGGATGCGCTATCTGGTTCCTAAAGGCTCGGTAGCCGTAGACGGCGTGAGCCTGACGGTCGTGGAAACGGGCGCCAGTGATTTCAGCGTATGGCTGATCCCACACACTCGCAAGGTCACCACGCTGGGTCTGCGGCGGGTGGGAGATGAGGTCAACGTGGAGTTCGACATGCTGGCGAAGTATATCGAGCGATACCTGGAGACCCGGCGTGAGGGCGCCGGGGTGGATATGGATTTGTTAAGGCGGACGGGTTTCGTGGAGTAG
- the ribD gene encoding bifunctional diaminohydroxyphosphoribosylaminopyrimidine deaminase/5-amino-6-(5-phosphoribosylamino)uracil reductase RibD, with translation MRVPLEEIFMRRALSLAQRGYTAPNPMVGAVLVKDGRVVGEGYHRRAGMPHAEVEALRRAGESARGATLYVTLEPCSHWGRTPPCAEALIEAGVRCVYAAMQDPNPLVAGRGFEKLRKAGIEVQVGVLEERARQLNEIFVKYHTTGMPFVTVKAAMSLDGKIATHTGDSKWITDEPARRLVHRLRARHDAVMVGIGTVLQDDPLLTVRLPRMKETLHRLRVIVDSRLRCPEEAQVLRVEDCPTLIVTTASAPPEKIARLRERGVDVEVLPDEGGQVDLNALMKSLAQRGVTGVLCEGGGTLIASLFAKRLVDKVVFFYAPRIIGGRTSPTAVEGEGYALVEECLRLDRVHWRKIGQDMMVQAYPVWEDDSSCSPAS, from the coding sequence ATGAGAGTACCACTTGAAGAGATATTCATGCGCCGTGCGCTGTCGCTGGCACAACGAGGGTACACTGCTCCGAACCCCATGGTGGGAGCGGTGCTCGTCAAAGATGGGCGCGTGGTGGGCGAGGGGTATCATCGGCGGGCGGGGATGCCTCATGCGGAGGTAGAAGCGCTGCGACGCGCTGGCGAGAGCGCACGTGGTGCCACCCTGTATGTGACACTGGAACCATGCAGTCACTGGGGACGCACTCCGCCGTGCGCCGAGGCGCTGATTGAGGCAGGGGTTCGCTGTGTGTACGCCGCCATGCAGGATCCAAACCCCCTGGTGGCGGGCAGGGGCTTCGAGAAGCTGCGCAAGGCAGGTATCGAGGTGCAGGTAGGTGTGCTGGAAGAACGGGCGCGCCAGCTGAACGAGATATTCGTGAAGTACCATACAACGGGGATGCCTTTTGTGACTGTCAAGGCGGCGATGTCTTTAGATGGCAAAATCGCCACCCATACGGGCGACAGCAAGTGGATTACCGACGAGCCCGCCCGTCGGCTCGTGCATCGGCTTCGTGCCCGGCACGACGCCGTGATGGTGGGAATCGGCACGGTGTTACAGGATGACCCTTTGCTGACCGTGCGCCTGCCCCGGATGAAGGAGACTTTGCATCGTCTGCGGGTGATTGTGGACAGCCGACTGCGCTGTCCTGAAGAGGCACAGGTGCTGCGTGTGGAAGATTGTCCCACGCTTATCGTCACCACTGCATCTGCACCGCCAGAGAAAATCGCCCGTTTGAGGGAGCGGGGAGTAGACGTGGAGGTACTGCCCGACGAAGGAGGGCAGGTAGACCTTAATGCCCTGATGAAGTCGCTGGCGCAACGTGGAGTAACCGGCGTGCTGTGCGAGGGCGGGGGAACGCTGATAGCCAGCCTGTTCGCGAAGAGGCTGGTGGATAAAGTGGTGTTTTTCTACGCGCCGCGCATCATCGGCGGGCGAACCTCCCCTACCGCCGTGGAGGGAGAGGGTTATGCGCTTGTCGAGGAATGCCTGCGGCTGGATAGGGTACACTGGAGAAAAATCGGGCAAGACATGATGGTGCAGGCGTATCCGGTTTGGGAGGACGATTCGTCATGTTCACCGGCATCGTGA
- the rpe gene encoding ribulose-phosphate 3-epimerase, producing MSSAPRVLIAPSLLSADFANFAEAARAAREAGAELLHFDVMDGVFVPNITFGAQTVRALRHHSDAIFDVHLMIVQPERYIEEFAQAGADIITVHAEACVHLQRVLAQIRECGARAGVSLNPSTPLSAIEYVIPDIDLLLIMTVNPGFGGQRFIPEMLRKIAHARAMLDEAGSEAWLEVDGGINRVTTPMVVRAGARVLVAGSSVFGHPEGVRAGVEELRRAVWEVIERV from the coding sequence ATGAGCAGTGCGCCTCGTGTGCTGATAGCTCCTTCCCTACTCTCTGCGGACTTTGCGAACTTTGCCGAAGCGGCGCGCGCCGCGCGTGAAGCGGGTGCCGAGCTGTTGCACTTTGACGTGATGGACGGCGTTTTTGTGCCGAACATCACTTTTGGGGCACAGACGGTGCGGGCGTTGCGCCATCACTCGGATGCCATTTTCGATGTGCATCTGATGATTGTTCAGCCGGAGCGTTACATCGAGGAGTTTGCGCAGGCGGGAGCGGACATCATCACCGTCCACGCCGAGGCGTGCGTGCACCTGCAGCGGGTGCTGGCGCAGATTCGGGAGTGCGGAGCGCGTGCGGGCGTCTCCCTCAATCCTTCCACCCCTCTGAGTGCCATCGAATACGTCATTCCCGATATCGACCTGTTACTGATTATGACGGTCAATCCGGGTTTCGGGGGTCAGCGGTTTATCCCTGAAATGCTGCGCAAGATCGCACATGCCCGCGCCATGCTGGACGAGGCAGGTAGTGAAGCGTGGCTGGAGGTGGACGGCGGCATCAACAGGGTAACGACGCCGATGGTGGTGCGGGCAGGTGCACGGGTGCTGGTGGCAGGGTCATCGGTGTTCGGGCACCCGGAAGGGGTGCGGGCAGGCGTCGAGGAACTGCGCAGAGCCGTCTGGGAGGTAATTGAAAGGGTGTGA
- a CDS encoding protein kinase yields the protein MISRVLAGRYELLEKLGEGSLFAAYRARDHETNALVTVKLLLPAFADDSALMNALKQCFLTTSSLNHPRIARILQVAEHEGQLVLVTEFVRGINLKERIRRVAPFTLSVAVDIALAVAEGLEGAHRAGIAHGDLRPHNIIVSQEGLIKITDFGLLPALQASPLAQTAWLTRAAPYLPPEVSEGWHVTPSADVYALGVILFEMLTGGVPFPADTPVAVALRHAKDPPPSPRAVNPGVPRAVEGIVLKAMQKLPEQRYPDMGSMRHDLRAVHDALRFGKPLSWSPLERAPESMEPVSATRSTRPAETEDTEMRFIKNAFRALTVLAGLMVIAIVAVLFWITRPVKEVPVPDLQGKPLVEARRLAQDAGLDLVIRQEDHNEQFPAGTVYLVQPEPGTTVKAGAPVQVWVSKGSRRVEVPNVQGLSEADARQRLVEAGLQVGKVEERSHPTAPAGTVLSQTPAPQQKVNRDAPVDLVVSKGPALPAVPEEGAERGFELVIPVKGAPNEVVQVRLEVQDALGVYTILDEPHTGGEQVIVPVRVRGRNIVFRIYFNNQLVHEEVRP from the coding sequence GGGCGATATGAGCTGCTGGAGAAACTGGGGGAAGGAAGCCTCTTCGCCGCCTATCGCGCCAGAGACCACGAAACGAATGCACTGGTTACCGTTAAGCTGCTGTTGCCTGCCTTTGCCGACGATAGCGCGTTGATGAATGCATTGAAGCAGTGCTTTTTGACCACTTCATCTCTCAATCATCCGCGCATCGCTCGCATCCTGCAGGTCGCTGAGCATGAAGGGCAGCTGGTGCTCGTCACCGAGTTCGTGCGAGGCATTAACCTGAAGGAGCGTATTCGCCGGGTGGCTCCTTTCACGCTGTCGGTAGCCGTCGACATCGCTCTTGCGGTAGCGGAGGGACTGGAGGGGGCCCACCGTGCAGGAATAGCACACGGAGACCTGCGTCCGCACAATATTATTGTGTCGCAGGAAGGGTTGATTAAGATTACCGATTTTGGTTTGTTACCCGCGTTGCAGGCTTCACCGTTGGCGCAAACGGCGTGGCTGACTCGCGCGGCGCCTTACCTGCCGCCAGAGGTTTCTGAGGGCTGGCACGTGACGCCCTCAGCGGACGTATATGCACTCGGTGTCATACTGTTTGAAATGCTCACGGGTGGCGTGCCATTTCCTGCCGATACTCCGGTGGCAGTCGCGTTGCGACATGCGAAGGACCCTCCCCCCAGCCCGCGTGCGGTGAATCCGGGTGTTCCCAGAGCAGTGGAGGGTATCGTGCTGAAGGCGATGCAGAAGCTACCGGAGCAGCGCTACCCCGATATGGGCTCGATGCGCCACGACCTGCGGGCGGTGCATGACGCTTTGCGTTTCGGTAAGCCGTTGTCGTGGTCGCCGCTGGAGCGCGCGCCGGAAAGTATGGAGCCCGTTTCCGCCACCCGTTCAACGCGCCCGGCGGAGACGGAAGACACCGAGATGCGCTTTATCAAGAACGCTTTTCGTGCGCTGACGGTGCTCGCCGGGCTGATGGTGATTGCCATCGTCGCGGTGTTATTCTGGATAACCCGTCCGGTCAAAGAGGTACCTGTTCCCGACCTGCAGGGTAAGCCTCTGGTGGAAGCGCGGCGCCTGGCACAGGACGCGGGGCTGGACCTGGTCATACGGCAGGAAGATCACAACGAACAGTTCCCCGCAGGGACGGTGTACCTGGTGCAGCCTGAACCGGGCACGACTGTCAAAGCAGGGGCGCCGGTGCAGGTGTGGGTCAGCAAAGGCTCTCGTCGGGTAGAAGTTCCGAACGTTCAGGGTTTGAGCGAGGCGGATGCGCGACAGAGGCTGGTAGAGGCAGGGTTGCAGGTGGGAAAGGTCGAGGAGAGGTCTCACCCCACAGCCCCTGCAGGCACGGTGCTTTCGCAGACGCCTGCGCCCCAGCAAAAGGTGAACAGGGACGCGCCGGTGGACCTTGTCGTCAGTAAAGGTCCGGCACTACCAGCCGTACCTGAAGAGGGAGCGGAGCGGGGCTTCGAGCTGGTTATCCCTGTAAAAGGTGCGCCCAATGAGGTGGTGCAGGTGCGCTTGGAGGTGCAGGACGCTCTCGGGGTGTACACTATTCTGGATGAACCGCACACTGGGGGTGAACAGGTCATCGTTCCTGTTCGGGTACGGGGGCGTAACATTGTGTTCCGTATCTATTTCAATAACCAGCTGGTACACGAGGAGGTACGCCCATGA